A single genomic interval of Fibrobacter sp. UWB4 harbors:
- a CDS encoding YbaB/EbfC family nucleoid-associated protein, with protein sequence MDMSKMLKDLQKMQSKMLKAQNDLKAQSFDAEAGGGMVKVAMNGKGVLTMVKINPDAVDKDDVEALEDLIMAAVNAAVKKKDDAQQASISDITGGMKIPGLM encoded by the coding sequence ATGGACATGAGCAAGATGCTTAAGGACCTTCAGAAAATGCAGAGCAAGATGCTTAAGGCACAAAACGACCTCAAGGCACAGAGCTTTGACGCCGAAGCCGGCGGCGGAATGGTGAAGGTCGCCATGAACGGAAAAGGCGTACTCACGATGGTGAAAATCAATCCGGATGCAGTAGACAAGGACGACGTCGAAGCTCTCGAAGACCTCATCATGGCCGCCGTGAATGCCGCCGTCAAGAAGAAAGACGACGCCCAGCAGGCAAGCATTTCGGACATCACCGGCGGCATGAAAATCCCCGGTTTGATGTAG
- the dnaX gene encoding DNA polymerase III subunit gamma/tau — translation MAYIAMARKWRPQSFSDMVGQEHIAKTLENAIQGGRLHHAFLFTGTRGVGKTTSARILARTLNCKGSDPLHPCGECDSCKDIAGGNPMDVYEIDAASNTSVDNIRDVIERVQYPPVIGKYKIFIIDEVHMLSTGAFNALLKTLEEPPSHVIFIFATTEVNKVPQTILSRVQRFDFKRLTVDQIRSRLRYICEQEGIKATDEALDIFAEKADGSMRDGLTYFDQAYAFTGNEMTAESVRSVLGIPPVELFFSLIQSIENHDIKGCFRMVDDAVKIGIEFIPLLDGFGKFLRNLLYARLDAFTPDALNITEELYTKYKSCAQSLTNGDILRISKMLIDLQGTLRYSTNPRLLVETTFARMAWLDRLVDLRKALAAINDPKSAENDAVKKKVTEISAMIDAQEEVQASYDDPFAGYDQGGVQGFSRYEIAAAWPSILSNIANDGDYVFSAAIAGTTLETGDPEQTPFPIALTYAGTTENAENWGYRQMMEHSEYVDRVTRILEDRLQTKIALSIRTRAFTESELAEQRAAKMSPYELDLEKEPGLAKLQQMFATELVFTKKLKKAAIVSQCEDEEMDS, via the coding sequence ATGGCATACATCGCAATGGCGCGTAAGTGGCGCCCGCAATCATTCAGCGATATGGTCGGTCAGGAACATATCGCAAAGACTCTTGAGAACGCCATTCAGGGCGGTCGTCTCCATCATGCATTCCTTTTTACCGGCACCCGTGGTGTGGGCAAGACTACTAGCGCCCGCATTCTCGCCCGCACACTCAACTGCAAGGGTTCCGACCCGCTGCATCCGTGTGGCGAGTGCGACAGCTGCAAGGATATCGCCGGCGGAAATCCGATGGACGTCTATGAAATAGATGCGGCCTCCAACACCAGCGTCGATAACATCCGCGATGTGATTGAACGTGTGCAGTACCCGCCCGTCATCGGCAAGTACAAGATTTTCATCATCGACGAAGTCCACATGCTCTCGACAGGCGCCTTCAACGCGCTCCTCAAGACGCTCGAAGAACCGCCATCCCACGTGATTTTCATCTTTGCAACGACCGAAGTCAACAAGGTCCCGCAGACGATCTTGAGCCGTGTGCAGCGCTTTGACTTCAAGCGCCTGACCGTGGACCAGATCCGCAGCCGCCTCCGCTACATTTGCGAACAGGAAGGCATCAAGGCTACCGACGAAGCCCTCGACATCTTTGCCGAAAAGGCCGACGGTTCCATGCGTGACGGCCTCACCTACTTTGACCAGGCCTACGCCTTTACCGGGAACGAGATGACCGCGGAATCCGTCCGCTCCGTCCTCGGCATCCCGCCTGTAGAACTGTTCTTCTCGCTCATCCAGTCCATCGAGAATCACGATATCAAGGGCTGTTTCCGCATGGTGGATGACGCCGTGAAAATCGGTATCGAGTTCATCCCGCTGCTCGACGGCTTTGGCAAGTTCCTCCGCAACTTGCTCTACGCCCGCCTCGACGCCTTCACGCCGGATGCACTCAACATCACCGAAGAACTCTATACCAAGTACAAGAGCTGCGCACAAAGTCTCACGAACGGCGACATCCTCCGCATAAGCAAGATGCTTATCGACTTGCAGGGTACGCTCCGCTACAGCACGAACCCGCGCCTCCTCGTCGAAACGACATTCGCCCGAATGGCTTGGCTCGACCGACTGGTCGATTTGCGAAAAGCTCTTGCAGCGATTAACGATCCTAAAAGCGCCGAAAACGACGCGGTAAAAAAAAAAGTAACTGAAATCAGCGCCATGATAGACGCCCAGGAAGAAGTCCAGGCGTCTTACGATGACCCGTTTGCAGGCTACGATCAAGGTGGCGTACAGGGATTTTCGCGTTACGAGATAGCAGCCGCATGGCCATCCATTCTCTCCAACATCGCTAACGACGGCGACTACGTGTTCTCCGCCGCCATTGCCGGTACCACTCTTGAAACCGGCGACCCAGAACAGACCCCGTTCCCGATTGCGCTCACCTACGCGGGCACAACCGAAAATGCCGAAAACTGGGGCTACCGCCAGATGATGGAGCATTCCGAGTACGTCGATCGCGTCACGAGAATTTTGGAAGACCGCCTGCAGACAAAAATTGCGCTTTCCATCCGCACACGCGCCTTCACCGAAAGTGAACTAGCCGAGCAGCGCGCCGCCAAAATGAGTCCGTACGAACTCGATCTGGAAAAAGAACCGGGACTTGCAAAGCTCCAGCAGATGTTTGCGACGGAACTCGTCTTCACCAAGAAGCTCAAGAAAGCGGCCATCGTTTCACAATGCGAAGACGAGGAGATGGATTCCTAG
- a CDS encoding TolC family protein — MSRKFLVLSALALGLIVPASAKVYTRDEAVQTAMENSADIKTAEEDLIKASSQVDAGYGNAYPSIDLSANITRIFGLKDVKNGTPITDAAQDSSMDASKFDKNVLAPAIDKMVNGMSAQGYRWQSSVGLTLTQVLYAAGKVGTAIDIAKAYKHLQEVNLENVKSTVRYNIDQAFDGFIMIDSSMAIIDESLKLYENNLEFVKQQYQSGLATELEVASIQLKMDALSIDRKTLEEQRLTAKNALLTLMGVDYDKDVQFIGELRNPDSNLPFPDTSMANIIKRRKELVMLDAKEAMTEKNIEIEEGGYKPTIALVGGLKYANNQNKITEWDAPKWDKLNKYVALSLTMNLFNGMQTKEAVVQAKSNLRSTQIQKESTIRYIRLQIENNVKALENRERNLVVLKGNVELAERIYQMTEAAYQNGMKSQLELLAANLDLRNAKNNYLKGIMQWNEAYNALLKTTGEY, encoded by the coding sequence ATGTCAAGGAAATTTTTAGTCCTTTCTGCCCTCGCTTTAGGGTTGATTGTACCGGCCTCGGCAAAAGTCTACACCCGAGATGAAGCGGTTCAGACCGCCATGGAAAACTCGGCAGACATCAAAACTGCAGAAGAAGACCTCATCAAAGCGTCTTCTCAAGTTGATGCAGGATACGGCAACGCCTACCCATCTATCGACCTTAGCGCCAACATCACCCGTATTTTCGGACTTAAGGATGTCAAGAACGGCACCCCGATAACAGACGCTGCTCAAGATTCCAGCATGGATGCAAGCAAGTTCGACAAGAACGTCCTCGCTCCCGCCATCGATAAAATGGTAAACGGCATGAGCGCACAGGGCTACCGCTGGCAATCCAGCGTGGGTCTCACACTCACCCAGGTCCTCTACGCCGCTGGCAAGGTCGGTACAGCGATCGATATCGCCAAAGCTTACAAGCATTTGCAAGAAGTCAATCTCGAAAACGTAAAATCTACGGTCCGTTACAATATTGACCAGGCTTTTGACGGATTCATCATGATAGATTCCTCTATGGCAATCATCGATGAAAGCCTCAAGCTCTACGAAAACAACCTTGAATTCGTAAAGCAGCAGTACCAAAGCGGTCTTGCCACGGAACTTGAAGTTGCAAGCATCCAGCTTAAAATGGATGCGCTTTCCATAGACAGGAAAACACTTGAAGAACAGCGCCTCACGGCAAAGAACGCCCTCCTCACCCTTATGGGTGTCGATTACGACAAAGACGTTCAGTTTATCGGTGAACTCCGCAACCCGGATTCAAACCTTCCGTTCCCCGATACATCCATGGCAAACATTATCAAGCGCCGTAAGGAACTGGTGATGCTTGATGCCAAGGAAGCAATGACCGAAAAGAACATCGAAATTGAAGAAGGCGGCTACAAGCCGACAATCGCGTTGGTCGGTGGTCTCAAATACGCCAACAACCAAAACAAGATTACCGAATGGGATGCCCCCAAGTGGGACAAGCTCAATAAATATGTCGCCTTGAGCTTGACCATGAACCTGTTTAACGGTATGCAGACCAAGGAAGCTGTTGTCCAGGCTAAATCCAACCTCCGCAGCACACAAATCCAAAAGGAAAGCACAATACGCTATATCCGCCTCCAAATTGAAAACAACGTCAAAGCCCTTGAAAACAGAGAAAGAAACCTCGTCGTATTAAAGGGCAACGTAGAACTAGCCGAACGCATTTACCAGATGACCGAAGCGGCCTACCAAAACGGCATGAAGTCCCAGCTTGAACTGCTCGCTGCAAATTTGGACCTTCGTAATGCCAAAAACAACTACCTGAAAGGCATCATGCAATGGAACGAAGCCTACAACGCATTGCTCAAGACCACAGGTGAATACTAA
- a CDS encoding efflux RND transporter periplasmic adaptor subunit encodes MKTITKSIITISALSLLLAGCGDAKKDAKSENKVSTIEEIQKVNGKPARVVKAATVKLTDVRAFSGTIEGSQQTKATAKLSDPIAKINVRVGSKVKKDQVLAEFVFTGDNSGYQQAKAALELTEKTLARMKEVQAKGGVSQQSIDQQETQLNVAKMQLEAARRATLVIAPSSGTITEVKFKVGEVPGVGGAMFTIANLDKVILKLNVTSSEIGFFKKGAKATIELNGEKLVGEVSLIPLAADPITRFFPVEVTFKNKGQKLLPGMYLTTKIDAREVTGVTVPVEAIVYSNGVNSVWIVDNEGKAKRKIVQLGVQTKTDIQIKDGLNEGDVVMVEGQNRMNDGDKVLIVE; translated from the coding sequence ATGAAGACTATTACAAAATCAATCATTACAATTTCTGCCCTGTCGCTCCTCCTCGCTGGATGCGGCGACGCCAAGAAAGACGCCAAGTCCGAAAATAAAGTTTCGACCATCGAAGAAATCCAGAAGGTCAATGGCAAACCTGCCCGCGTTGTAAAAGCAGCCACAGTCAAGCTCACCGACGTCCGAGCCTTCAGCGGTACCATCGAAGGTAGCCAACAGACAAAAGCAACGGCAAAGCTCAGCGACCCGATTGCCAAGATCAACGTCCGCGTCGGTTCCAAGGTCAAGAAAGACCAGGTTCTCGCAGAATTCGTCTTTACAGGCGACAACTCCGGTTACCAGCAAGCCAAGGCTGCTCTGGAATTGACTGAAAAAACGCTTGCCCGCATGAAGGAAGTTCAAGCTAAGGGCGGTGTGTCCCAACAAAGCATCGACCAGCAAGAAACCCAACTGAACGTAGCCAAGATGCAGTTGGAAGCCGCTCGCCGCGCAACGCTCGTAATCGCTCCGTCCTCTGGCACCATTACCGAAGTCAAGTTCAAGGTCGGTGAAGTTCCGGGTGTCGGTGGCGCCATGTTCACCATAGCCAATCTCGACAAGGTGATTCTCAAGCTCAACGTCACGAGTAGCGAAATCGGATTCTTCAAGAAGGGCGCCAAGGCAACGATCGAACTCAACGGCGAAAAGCTCGTCGGTGAAGTGAGCCTCATCCCGCTTGCCGCAGACCCGATAACCCGCTTCTTCCCGGTTGAAGTCACATTCAAGAACAAGGGTCAAAAGCTCCTCCCGGGCATGTACCTCACCACAAAGATTGACGCCCGTGAAGTTACAGGCGTTACAGTCCCTGTCGAAGCCATTGTCTATAGCAATGGCGTGAACTCGGTCTGGATTGTCGATAACGAAGGCAAGGCCAAGCGCAAAATCGTGCAGCTCGGTGTGCAGACCAAAACAGACATCCAAATCAAGGACGGCCTTAACGAAGGCGATGTCGTGATGGTCGAAGGCCAGAACCGCATGAACGACGGCGACAAGGTGCTGATTGTCGAATAA
- a CDS encoding efflux RND transporter permease subunit, whose product MIKASIYKPITMLMVILTVVVFGLYTYSMMVVDLMPKFEVPVVTATIIYKGANPEEIETTIIKPIEEQVELVDGIDYVQSICLENYGIIVAMFNMGVNVDVAANDVRSKVDLASADFPDAVQAPIISKVDINGAAIMAISFTGPLNSTELRQKVEDEIEPLFTSVSGVASVDIFGGTTRQIAIEVDKEKMMDRGVDIGTMMGLYGMSNVNLPIGEVIGKHKNTSVRTAGKFKNLDEMRNMEIPTEKGVVKLSEIAVVKDTIETITSTSRFNGINSVALDIKKRSDANVVDVSRGVLKRMEEVNKTLPEGFKLTLIYDKSEAVNESIDNVIQNIIIAIALTAGLLLLFLGKFSTMIIAALTMPISVIGAFTLMYFAGFGINMMSLMALSSSVGLLVTNSIVVLENINNKLNQGLDPKEAAYKGTSEIMIAIMASTLTNVAVFVPIAFMKSIVGIFFRTFGMTMVFATFVSLLVTFTLTPLMAAYLFKGKKKDENGNIIEEKPGIIGSLLGLFPKALNGVRFVYLKMLGFCLSIPGVIFQVLALAATLYFVGTLAKNNLTVELTPRQDQGMMSIKLEMPVGTNIETTDSVARIIESRVKDIPEIVHYSMNVGGSNGFTTVNQATMRVRLLKDWEKKNNPNWKGRHRSTDEIVDSIRPYLANIPDAYISVKSTSASEMQNNSAGDVVLEVSGLHADSVIKASQIVLDRVQQKIDGIVDIKTSYEAGKPEIRLIPNRAAMADYGVTLETVANYNYIAVNGFEAGQYTEDGEEYDVYVRLMEKDRQSHADIEDLPVKTPKGYVSASELFHIEDGAGPTRIDRKRKMRRVDVSMNLLPGHTTGEIMGKLTELTNSMKDELPEGISFSFGGNADMQNDMQKEFMTAIVMAIILTYILLVALLESFAQPFIIMTTIPMGAIGVLLALVITGKALSMIALMAIVMLIGVVVNNAILLLDESNRLLRSGSMGRRSAMLTAAKAKFQPIVLATLASVIAQLPLAFALGGNVAAMTQPMGIASVGGLIVSAILTMFLVPTFFWLPNALFSKAKKGANKVKAKFSKA is encoded by the coding sequence ATGATTAAAGCCAGTATTTACAAACCAATCACCATGCTCATGGTCATCTTGACCGTGGTGGTGTTCGGTCTTTATACCTATTCCATGATGGTGGTGGACTTGATGCCGAAATTCGAAGTCCCCGTGGTTACGGCCACCATCATTTACAAGGGCGCAAACCCTGAAGAAATCGAAACCACAATTATCAAGCCGATTGAAGAACAAGTGGAACTCGTGGACGGTATCGACTACGTGCAGTCCATCTGCTTGGAAAACTACGGCATTATCGTCGCCATGTTCAACATGGGCGTGAACGTGGACGTTGCCGCAAATGACGTGCGTTCCAAGGTGGACCTCGCCTCTGCGGACTTTCCGGATGCAGTACAGGCGCCGATTATTTCGAAGGTCGATATTAACGGTGCTGCCATCATGGCAATCTCGTTCACCGGTCCTCTAAACTCTACAGAACTCCGCCAGAAAGTCGAAGACGAAATTGAACCGCTCTTCACCTCTGTTTCCGGTGTCGCAAGCGTCGATATCTTCGGTGGTACAACCCGCCAGATCGCCATCGAAGTAGACAAGGAAAAAATGATGGACCGCGGTGTCGATATCGGCACCATGATGGGCCTTTACGGCATGTCCAACGTAAACCTCCCGATTGGAGAAGTTATCGGCAAGCACAAGAACACGTCTGTGCGTACCGCAGGTAAGTTCAAGAACCTCGATGAAATGCGCAACATGGAAATTCCGACGGAAAAGGGAGTCGTCAAGCTCTCTGAAATTGCCGTCGTGAAAGATACCATCGAAACGATTACATCGACTTCCCGCTTTAACGGCATCAACTCAGTCGCTCTCGATATCAAGAAACGCTCCGACGCAAACGTCGTGGATGTTTCCAGAGGCGTGCTCAAGCGCATGGAAGAAGTCAACAAGACTCTCCCGGAAGGCTTCAAGCTCACGCTCATTTACGACAAGTCCGAAGCCGTGAACGAATCTATCGATAACGTTATCCAGAACATCATTATCGCTATTGCGCTTACCGCAGGCCTCCTGCTCCTGTTCCTCGGCAAGTTCTCGACGATGATTATCGCGGCTCTCACGATGCCGATTTCCGTGATTGGCGCATTCACGCTCATGTACTTTGCAGGCTTTGGCATCAACATGATGTCCCTCATGGCTCTTTCAAGTTCCGTGGGTCTGTTGGTGACGAACTCCATCGTCGTGCTTGAAAACATCAACAACAAGCTGAACCAAGGCCTTGATCCGAAGGAAGCCGCCTACAAGGGCACTTCTGAAATCATGATCGCCATCATGGCATCAACGCTTACAAACGTTGCCGTGTTCGTGCCGATCGCATTCATGAAATCCATCGTGGGTATCTTCTTTAGAACATTCGGTATGACTATGGTGTTTGCAACGTTCGTGTCACTCCTCGTGACATTCACGCTCACACCGCTCATGGCAGCCTACTTGTTCAAGGGCAAGAAGAAAGATGAAAACGGCAATATCATCGAAGAAAAGCCGGGCATTATCGGAAGCCTGCTGGGACTTTTCCCCAAGGCCTTGAACGGTGTTCGCTTTGTCTACTTGAAGATGCTTGGATTCTGCCTTTCTATCCCAGGTGTGATTTTCCAGGTTCTCGCTCTCGCTGCAACACTTTATTTTGTCGGAACCCTCGCCAAGAACAACTTGACTGTTGAACTTACCCCGAGACAGGACCAGGGCATGATGAGCATCAAGCTCGAAATGCCTGTGGGTACAAACATCGAGACAACCGATAGCGTGGCTCGTATTATTGAATCCCGCGTCAAGGATATTCCTGAAATTGTTCACTACAGTATGAACGTGGGTGGTTCCAACGGCTTTACGACCGTAAACCAGGCCACCATGCGTGTTAGACTCTTGAAGGACTGGGAAAAGAAGAACAATCCCAACTGGAAGGGCAGACATCGCAGTACGGACGAAATCGTCGACTCCATCCGTCCGTACCTCGCCAACATTCCAGACGCTTACATTTCCGTAAAGTCCACCTCCGCCTCTGAAATGCAGAACAACTCCGCTGGCGATGTGGTGCTCGAAGTGAGCGGTCTCCATGCAGACTCCGTCATCAAGGCATCACAAATCGTCCTTGACCGAGTCCAGCAAAAGATTGACGGCATCGTGGATATCAAGACAAGCTATGAAGCCGGTAAGCCTGAAATCCGCTTGATCCCGAACCGCGCCGCCATGGCCGACTATGGAGTAACGCTAGAAACAGTCGCAAACTACAACTACATTGCAGTGAACGGTTTCGAAGCAGGCCAGTACACCGAAGACGGTGAAGAATACGACGTTTACGTACGCTTAATGGAAAAGGATAGGCAGAGCCATGCCGACATCGAAGACCTGCCTGTCAAGACACCGAAGGGCTACGTAAGTGCTAGCGAACTCTTCCACATCGAAGATGGTGCTGGTCCGACACGTATTGACCGTAAGCGCAAGATGAGACGTGTAGACGTTTCGATGAACTTGCTCCCTGGCCACACGACCGGTGAAATCATGGGCAAACTCACGGAACTTACAAACAGCATGAAGGACGAACTCCCAGAAGGTATCTCGTTCAGCTTCGGTGGTAACGCAGACATGCAGAACGACATGCAGAAGGAATTCATGACGGCAATCGTGATGGCAATTATCCTTACCTACATCTTGCTTGTTGCTCTCCTCGAAAGCTTTGCACAGCCGTTTATCATCATGACAACCATCCCGATGGGTGCAATCGGTGTGCTCCTCGCCCTCGTCATTACTGGCAAGGCGCTCTCCATGATCGCCCTCATGGCTATCGTTATGTTGATCGGAGTGGTGGTGAACAACGCTATTCTTTTGCTCGATGAATCCAACCGCTTGCTGCGTAGTGGAAGCATGGGCCGCCGCTCGGCAATGTTGACCGCCGCCAAGGCAAAGTTCCAGCCGATCGTGCTTGCAACTCTTGCCTCCGTGATTGCACAACTTCCACTTGCATTCGCTCTCGGTGGTAACGTCGCTGCAATGACTCAGCCGATGGGTATCGCATCTGTGGGTGGCTTGATCGTGTCCGCCATCCTCACGATGTTCCTTGTGCCGACATTCTTCTGGCTCCCGAACGCCCTCTTTAGCAAGGCTAAGAAAGGCGCCAATAAAGTCAAGGCAAAGTTCAGCAAGGCATAA
- a CDS encoding GspE/PulE family protein has translation MNAKNLSKKWCQKNGIAVVERNECVEESTTPMKVAVPNANDEFLLEKIRFVTQQCVIPEQHTPAEIRLMNSHADSIDEDLLQHLNHLEISRNSSWESEPIINLVDSLIIKALQKKATDIHLEPMAEAFRVRFRIDGLLTEYRTFPQWLAEPVLIRLKVMANVDITERRLPHDGSFAFEDFREKVNIRVSTIPVNNGEKCVLRLLPANDSAQTLDSLDFSKSTLHAIRKIFSAPQGLFLVTGPTGSGKTTTLYAGLREIIQRKLNVTTIEDPVEYELRGANQVPVNEKCGFTFAVALRSILRQDPDVILVGEIRDAETAQIALQAAQTGHLVLSTLHTNSAKAAASRLLDLGIQKSILEEALLGVFAQRLVRKIDKTISCESSPHYKGRTVVCELLLPNNTYADGTMQENARKLVESGITTEEEVKRVLGS, from the coding sequence ATGAATGCAAAAAACTTGTCCAAAAAATGGTGCCAGAAAAACGGAATTGCGGTTGTTGAACGCAACGAGTGCGTCGAGGAAAGCACCACGCCCATGAAAGTCGCCGTGCCTAATGCAAACGACGAATTTCTTCTCGAAAAAATCCGATTTGTCACGCAACAGTGCGTTATCCCGGAACAGCACACCCCTGCCGAAATCAGGCTCATGAACAGTCACGCAGATTCGATCGATGAAGACTTACTCCAGCATCTCAATCATCTCGAGATTTCGCGAAATTCTTCTTGGGAATCGGAACCGATTATAAATCTCGTAGATAGCCTAATCATCAAGGCGCTCCAGAAAAAAGCAACCGACATCCACCTTGAGCCAATGGCAGAAGCGTTCCGCGTACGTTTTCGCATTGATGGACTTTTAACGGAATACCGCACATTTCCGCAATGGCTTGCCGAGCCTGTGCTGATACGCCTGAAAGTCATGGCCAATGTCGATATCACGGAGCGCCGCTTGCCGCACGACGGGAGTTTCGCCTTTGAAGATTTTCGTGAAAAGGTGAACATCCGCGTCAGTACCATTCCCGTAAACAACGGCGAGAAATGCGTATTGCGATTGCTCCCCGCAAACGACTCCGCGCAAACACTCGACAGCCTTGATTTTAGCAAGTCTACGCTCCATGCAATTCGGAAAATTTTCAGCGCCCCGCAAGGGCTGTTCCTCGTTACAGGCCCCACAGGAAGCGGCAAGACGACAACGCTTTACGCCGGATTGCGAGAAATCATCCAGCGAAAGCTCAACGTCACGACCATAGAAGATCCGGTGGAATATGAACTCCGAGGAGCAAATCAAGTTCCCGTCAACGAGAAATGCGGATTCACGTTCGCAGTCGCATTGCGTTCCATTTTGCGCCAAGATCCGGACGTGATTCTTGTCGGAGAAATTCGCGATGCAGAGACCGCACAAATTGCATTGCAGGCCGCACAGACAGGGCATCTCGTTTTGAGCACATTGCACACGAACAGCGCAAAAGCAGCAGCATCAAGGCTACTCGATCTAGGCATACAAAAAAGCATCTTGGAAGAAGCTTTGCTTGGCGTTTTTGCCCAGCGCCTCGTAAGAAAAATAGACAAAACAATTTCTTGCGAATCGTCACCGCATTACAAAGGCAGAACCGTCGTCTGCGAATTGCTTTTACCCAACAACACCTACGCCGACGGCACCATGCAAGAAAACGCAAGAAAGCTCGTAGAATCCGGCATCACCACCGAAGAAGAAGTTAAAAGAGTGTTAGGATCATAA